One segment of Myotis daubentonii chromosome 11, mMyoDau2.1, whole genome shotgun sequence DNA contains the following:
- the ENTPD2 gene encoding ectonucleoside triphosphate diphosphohydrolase 2 — MAGKLLSLLPPALLAAAGLAGLLLLCVPTRDVREPPTLKYGIVLDAGSSHTSMFVYKWPADKENDTGIVGQHSSCDVRGGGISSYADNPSGAGQSLVECLEQALRDVPRERHAGTPLYLGATAGMRLLHLTSPEASANVLAAVTHTLTQYPFDFRGARILSGQDEGVFGWVTANYLLENFIKYSWAGRWFRPRKGTLGAMDLGGASTQLTFEAASPAEDPANEVQLRLYGQQYRVYTHSFLCYGRDQVLQRLLASVLQTRRPHPCWPRGYSTHVLLRDLYASPCTEAQRPQAFNSSDRVGLSGGGDPASCRGLVSGLFNLSSCPFSQCSFNGVSQPPVAGDFIAFSAFFYTVDFLRTAMGLPVATLQQLEDAAVTVCSQTWSELQARAPGAEAHLPHYCPMAMFVHQLLSQGYRFDEHAFSRVTFQKKAGDTAVGWALGYMLNLTNMIPADPPGLRKATAFSSWVALLLLFTALLLAALVLLLCKARPAKPPGAI; from the exons ATGGCCGGGAAGCTGCTGTCGCTGCTGCCGCCGGCGCTGCTGGCCGCCGCGGGCCTGGCCGGCCTCCTGCTGCTGTGCGTCCCCACGCGCGACGTCCGGGAGCCGCCCACCCTCAAG TACGGCATTGTGCTGGACGCCGGCTCCTCCCACACGTCCATGTTCGTGTACAAGTGGCCAGCGGACAAGGAGAACGACACGGGCATTGTGGGCCAGCACAGCTCCTGCGACGTGCGAG GTGGGGGCATCTCCAGCTACGCAGACAACCCCTCGGGGGCCGGCCAGAGTCTGGTTGAATGCCTGGAGCAGGCGCTGCGGGACGTGCCCAGGGAGAGGCACGCGGGCACACCCCTCTACCTGGGAGCCACGGCGGGCATGCGCCTGCTCCA TCTGACCAGCCCAGAGGCCTCAGCCAACGTGCTGGCGGCCGTGACGCACACGCTGACCCAGTATCCCTTCGACTTCCGTGGTGCCCGAATCCTGTCAGGCCAGGACGAGGGAGTGTTTGGCTGGGTGACCGCCAACTACCTGCTGGAGAACTTCATCAAG TACAGCTGGGCCGGCCGGTGGTTCCGGCCGAGGAAGGGGACGCTGGGGGCCATGGACCTGGGAGGCGCCTCCACGCAGCTCACCTTCGAGGCGGCCAGCCCCGCAGAGGACCCGGCCAATGAGGTCCAGCTGCGGCTCTACGGCCAGCAGTACCGCGTCTACACCCACAGCTTCCTCTGCTACGGCCGCGACCAGGTCCTCCAGAGGCTGCTGGCCAGCGTGCTCCAG ACCCGCCGCCCTCACCCCTGCTGGCCGCGGGGCTACTCCACTCACGTGCTGCTCCGGGACCTGTACGCGTCACCGTGCACCGAGGCCCAGcggccccaggccttcaacagCAGCGACAGGGTCGGCCTGTCCGGGGGCGGCGACCCCGCCTCCTGCCGCGGCCTCGTCTCCGGGCTCTTCAACCTCTCGTCCTGCCCCTTCTCCCAATGCTCCTTCAACGGCGTCTCCCAGCCGCCCGTGGCCGGGGACTTCATC GCCTTCTCCGCCTTCTTCTACACCGTGGACTTCCTGCGGACGGCGATGGGGCTGCCCGTGGCCACGCTGCAGCAGCTGGAGGACGCCGCGGTCACCGTCTGCAGCCAGACGTGGAGTGAG CTGCAGGCCCGGGCACCGGGGGCAGAGGCCCACCTGCCCCACTACTGCCCCATGGCCATGTTCGTGCATCAGCTGCTGAGCCAGGGCTACCGCTTCGACGAGCACGCCTTCAGCCGGGTGACCTTCCAGAAGAAG gccggGGACACGGCGGTCGGCTGGGCGCTGGGCTACATGCTGAACCTCACCAACATGATCCCCGCCGACCCGCCGGGGCTGCGCAAGGCCACGGCCTTCAGCTCCTGGGTGGCCCTCCTCCTGCTCTTCACTGCCCTGCTCCTGGCCGCGCTGGTCCTGCTGCTGTGCAAGGCCCGGCCCGCCAAGCCCCCCGGCGCCATCTAG
- the NPDC1 gene encoding neural proliferation differentiation and control protein 1 isoform X2, with protein MATPVPPPSPRHLRLLRLLLSGLVLGAALRGAAAGPPDGATCPGSLDCALKRRARCLPGAHACGPCLQPFREDHLGLCVPRVHRPLAGGPPQPRLEDDIDLLAQELARQEAGRWKLTALSQPGAPLRLLEPVLILACSVAGVAALAVAAFCWCRLQRDIRLTQKTDYAAPQATSSPTTPRISPGDQRLAHSAEVYHYQHQRQQMRCLDRHKEPPKELDSASSDEENEDGDFTVYECPGLAPTGEMEVRNPLFDHSSLTAPLPPPPPPQ; from the exons ATGGCGACGCCcgtgcccccgccctccccgcggcACCTGCGGCTGCTGCGGCTGCTGCTCTCCGGCCTCGTCCTCGGCGCCGCCCTGCGCGGGGCCGCGGCCGGTCCCCCGG ATGGGGCCACCTGTCCTGggagcctggactgtgccctgaAGAGGCGGGCACGGTGCCTCCCAGGGGCTCACGCCTGTgggccctgcctccagcccttCCGGGAGGACCACCTCGGGCTCTGCGTGCCCCGGGTGCACCGGCCTCTGG cgGGGGGTCCCCCCCAGCCCAGACTGGAAGATGACATTGACCTCCTGGCCCAGGAGCTGGCCCGGCAGGAGGCAGGGCGCTGGAAGCTCACGGCCCTGTCCCAGCCGGGGGCGCCCCTTCGGTTGCTGGAGCCTG TGCTCATCTTGGCCTGCTCTGTGGCCGGCGTGGCCGCCCTGGCTGTGGCTGCTTTCTGCTGGTGCAG GCTCCAGCGAGACATCCGCCTGACCCAGAAGACCGACTATGCAGCCCCCCAGGCGACCAGCTCCCCCACCACGCCCAGGATCTCG cctgggGACCAGCGGCTGGCGCACAGCGCCGAGGTGTACCACTACCAGCACCAGAGGCAGCAGATGCGGTGCCTGGACCG GCATAAAGAGCCACCCAAGGAGCTGGACTCGGCCTCCTCGGACGAGGAGAATGAAGACGGGGACTTCACGGTGTACGAGTGCCCCGGCCTGGCCCCG ACGGGGGAGATGGAAGTGCGCAACCCGCTGTTCGACCACTCCTCGCTGACCGCGCCcctgccgccaccgccgccgccgcagtGA
- the NPDC1 gene encoding neural proliferation differentiation and control protein 1 isoform X1 — MATPVPPPSPRHLRLLRLLLSGLVLGAALRGAAAGPPDGATCPGSLDCALKRRARCLPGAHACGPCLQPFREDHLGLCVPRVHRPLAGGPPQPRLEDDIDLLAQELARQEAGRWKLTALSQPGAPLRLLEPAATLGLSARGQGPGLGLPSTRGAPAPTPRTSLGSPVSPGPVHMSPLEPRAGRLDGLALVLILACSVAGVAALAVAAFCWCRLQRDIRLTQKTDYAAPQATSSPTTPRISPGDQRLAHSAEVYHYQHQRQQMRCLDRHKEPPKELDSASSDEENEDGDFTVYECPGLAPTGEMEVRNPLFDHSSLTAPLPPPPPPQ, encoded by the exons ATGGCGACGCCcgtgcccccgccctccccgcggcACCTGCGGCTGCTGCGGCTGCTGCTCTCCGGCCTCGTCCTCGGCGCCGCCCTGCGCGGGGCCGCGGCCGGTCCCCCGG ATGGGGCCACCTGTCCTGggagcctggactgtgccctgaAGAGGCGGGCACGGTGCCTCCCAGGGGCTCACGCCTGTgggccctgcctccagcccttCCGGGAGGACCACCTCGGGCTCTGCGTGCCCCGGGTGCACCGGCCTCTGG cgGGGGGTCCCCCCCAGCCCAGACTGGAAGATGACATTGACCTCCTGGCCCAGGAGCTGGCCCGGCAGGAGGCAGGGCGCTGGAAGCTCACGGCCCTGTCCCAGCCGGGGGCGCCCCTTCGGTTGCTGGAGCCTG CAGCCACCCTGGGGCTCTCAGCGAGAGGCCAGGGCCCcggcctgggcctcccctccaCCCGGGGAGCCCCCGCGCCCACACCCCGCACCTCCCTGGGGTCTCCCGTGTCGCCTGGGCCTGTGCACATGTCGCCCCTGGAGCCCCGGGCTGGGCGCCTGGACGGCCTCGCCCTCG TGCTCATCTTGGCCTGCTCTGTGGCCGGCGTGGCCGCCCTGGCTGTGGCTGCTTTCTGCTGGTGCAG GCTCCAGCGAGACATCCGCCTGACCCAGAAGACCGACTATGCAGCCCCCCAGGCGACCAGCTCCCCCACCACGCCCAGGATCTCG cctgggGACCAGCGGCTGGCGCACAGCGCCGAGGTGTACCACTACCAGCACCAGAGGCAGCAGATGCGGTGCCTGGACCG GCATAAAGAGCCACCCAAGGAGCTGGACTCGGCCTCCTCGGACGAGGAGAATGAAGACGGGGACTTCACGGTGTACGAGTGCCCCGGCCTGGCCCCG ACGGGGGAGATGGAAGTGCGCAACCCGCTGTTCGACCACTCCTCGCTGACCGCGCCcctgccgccaccgccgccgccgcagtGA